The Litchfieldia alkalitelluris genome has a window encoding:
- a CDS encoding SGNH/GDSL hydrolase family protein translates to MKKKKILISMISLIVVCFLLSVFVLELNKTKNESVRVVSNISDAQIVVQSVDTAVEQEEQIAEETKIDKPVAEAIKERVREVIEGALDFFIKDKKIVSIGDSLTQGVGDETDSGGYVGILNHTFEDNHVNITIENFGKRGNRSDQLLKRLEQEEIASAISEADIVMITIGANDIMKVVRSNYTNLNMEPFQKERIQYLERLTAIFNKINDLNPDTQIYLIGFYNPFERYFGDIEQLELILDNWNNAGKAVTEEFDNIYYIPTKDLFSNSAIDLLADDNFHPNTDGYKRIAERVLEYLNEFSVENELPIEDIE, encoded by the coding sequence GTGAAGAAAAAGAAAATATTAATCAGCATGATTAGCCTGATTGTAGTATGTTTTCTTCTTTCTGTATTTGTTCTAGAGCTTAACAAGACAAAGAATGAAAGTGTGAGAGTGGTATCTAACATCAGTGATGCACAAATAGTTGTTCAATCAGTTGATACTGCAGTTGAACAAGAGGAGCAAATAGCTGAAGAAACTAAGATTGACAAACCAGTGGCAGAAGCAATTAAAGAAAGAGTCAGAGAAGTGATAGAAGGTGCGCTTGATTTTTTCATTAAGGATAAAAAAATTGTCTCCATTGGTGATTCACTTACTCAGGGTGTTGGGGATGAAACAGATAGTGGTGGTTATGTAGGTATTCTTAACCACACGTTTGAAGATAACCACGTAAATATAACGATTGAAAACTTTGGTAAAAGGGGAAATCGTTCAGATCAACTTTTAAAACGGTTGGAACAAGAGGAAATTGCATCAGCTATTAGTGAAGCTGATATCGTGATGATCACAATTGGTGCAAATGACATTATGAAGGTTGTAAGAAGCAATTACACAAACCTTAATATGGAGCCTTTCCAAAAAGAAAGAATTCAATATTTGGAAAGATTAACAGCTATTTTCAATAAAATTAATGATCTGAATCCAGACACACAAATATATTTAATTGGTTTTTACAACCCATTTGAGCGTTACTTTGGTGATATTGAACAGTTGGAACTGATCTTAGATAACTGGAATAATGCAGGTAAAGCCGTTACAGAAGAGTTTGATAATATTTACTATATTCCTACAAAAGACTTATTTTCTAATTCTGCTATCGACTTATTGGCTGATGATAATTTTCATCCTAATACTGATGGTTATAAACGAATTGCTGAACGTGTTCTTGAATATCTAAATGAATTCAGTGTAGAAAATGAATTACCGATTGAGGATATTGAATAG
- the rhaD gene encoding rhamnulose-1-phosphate aldolase, producing the protein MINESEINILIINNSVKSAPFVKEMIAATYNMWRLGWDERNGGNISYLLNEEEVTPYLDVKHPVRTSILDFPVPELANKYFIVTGSGKYFKNVKDNPEDCLGIIRVDTTGHKIDILWGFADGGKPTSELPSHFMSHIARLKVDQNHRIIMHNHATNILAMTFTHDLNEKSFTKTLWQMCTECIVVFPDGVGILPWMVPGTDEIGQRTAEKMADHRLVIWPFHGIFGAGTTMDETFGLIETAEKAAQIYTIISSHQGGIKQVITDKELEDLAKAFGVTPIEGVLTI; encoded by the coding sequence ATGATCAACGAAAGTGAAATTAACATCCTTATCATAAATAATTCTGTAAAGTCTGCACCATTTGTAAAGGAAATGATTGCGGCAACGTATAATATGTGGAGGCTTGGTTGGGATGAGAGAAATGGTGGAAACATCAGTTATTTATTAAACGAGGAAGAAGTGACTCCTTATTTAGATGTAAAGCATCCAGTTCGTACATCCATCCTAGATTTTCCAGTTCCAGAGCTTGCTAATAAATATTTTATTGTAACTGGTTCAGGAAAGTATTTTAAAAATGTAAAAGATAATCCTGAAGATTGCTTAGGAATTATTCGCGTGGATACTACTGGTCATAAAATAGATATTCTTTGGGGCTTTGCTGATGGAGGCAAACCAACGAGTGAATTACCGTCACACTTTATGAGCCATATCGCTCGTCTTAAGGTTGATCAAAACCACCGTATCATCATGCATAACCACGCAACAAATATTTTAGCCATGACATTCACACATGATTTAAATGAAAAGAGTTTTACAAAAACATTATGGCAAATGTGTACAGAATGTATCGTTGTTTTCCCTGATGGAGTTGGAATTTTGCCATGGATGGTACCAGGTACAGACGAAATTGGACAGCGTACAGCTGAGAAAATGGCTGATCACCGGTTAGTTATTTGGCCATTTCATGGAATCTTTGGTGCAGGAACAACCATGGATGAAACCTTTGGATTAATTGAAACAGCCGAAAAAGCAGCTCAGATCTATACAATTATTAGCTCACATCAGGGTGGAATTAAACAAGTGATTACTGATAAAGAGTTAGAAGATTTAGCTAAAGCCTTTGGTGTTACTCCAATTGAAGGAGTACTTACTATATAA
- a CDS encoding bifunctional aldolase/short-chain dehydrogenase encodes MVKSLWESEKAAGLTKGVDELVYRSNLIGTDRAVCNWGGGNTSMKTVEKDFRGRNVEVMWVKGSGSDLATMKAHNFTGLNLEDIKPLIERDEMPDEEMVAYLAHCMIDSKHPRASIETLLHAFLPFKHVDHTHPDAIISLCCADNGRQIAEEIYGNRFVWVPYVRPGFTLSKMIAEGVKNNPNAELVLMEKHGLVVWGETAQESYEKTISVINEAEQYINSKIDESKTFGGAKYQSLSEEEARSFVAQVMPVIRGAVSDEKKMLLTYDNGDDVLQFVNSFNAKDLSQVGAACPDHLVHTKMKPLFIDWDPQSKDVEALISSIKEGVESFKEEYKNYFERNKNEGDKMFEPAPRVILIPGLGMINSGKNLVMANVSGALYHRAIAVMKGSTALGEFVSLNENESYNIEYWPLELYKLSLAPAEAEFSRKVAFVTGGAGGIGSATCRRFVSEGAHVVVADLNLEGAQKVAAEINEQYGEGRALAVKMDVTKEDQVKAAFEETALTYGGVDILVNNAGLATSSPFDETTLDEWNLNMNVLGTGYFLVAREAFSQMKQQGIGGNMVFIGSKNSVYAGKNASAYSSAKALETHLARCIAAEGGEFGIRVNSVLPDAVLQGSAIWGSRWREERAAAYGIEPDQLEEHYRKRTTLLVNIYPSDIAESIAFFASSKADRTTGCMITVDGGVPAAFTR; translated from the coding sequence ATGGTAAAAAGCTTATGGGAATCAGAAAAAGCAGCTGGCTTAACTAAAGGGGTAGATGAGCTAGTATATCGTTCAAACTTAATTGGTACAGATCGCGCCGTATGTAACTGGGGTGGCGGAAATACTTCGATGAAAACAGTAGAAAAGGACTTCCGTGGTCGTAATGTAGAAGTGATGTGGGTAAAAGGTAGTGGATCTGACTTAGCTACAATGAAAGCGCATAATTTCACAGGGCTAAACCTAGAGGATATTAAACCATTAATCGAACGTGATGAAATGCCAGATGAAGAGATGGTTGCATACTTGGCTCATTGCATGATCGATAGCAAACATCCACGTGCATCAATTGAAACATTATTACATGCATTTTTACCATTCAAGCATGTTGATCACACACATCCAGATGCGATTATCAGCCTTTGCTGCGCAGATAATGGACGTCAAATTGCTGAAGAAATTTACGGAAATCGCTTTGTATGGGTACCATATGTACGCCCTGGTTTTACATTATCGAAAATGATTGCTGAAGGTGTAAAGAATAATCCAAATGCAGAACTTGTATTAATGGAAAAGCATGGTCTTGTTGTGTGGGGAGAAACAGCACAAGAAAGCTATGAAAAGACAATTTCTGTGATTAATGAAGCAGAACAATATATTAATAGTAAAATAGACGAGTCAAAAACGTTCGGTGGAGCAAAATACCAATCATTATCAGAAGAAGAAGCAAGAAGCTTTGTTGCTCAAGTGATGCCTGTTATTCGTGGGGCTGTAAGCGATGAAAAGAAAATGCTATTAACATATGATAATGGTGATGATGTACTTCAATTTGTTAACAGCTTCAATGCAAAAGACTTATCACAAGTAGGTGCAGCATGCCCAGATCACTTAGTTCATACAAAAATGAAACCATTATTCATTGACTGGGATCCACAATCTAAAGATGTTGAGGCACTAATTTCAAGCATTAAAGAAGGCGTGGAAAGTTTCAAAGAAGAATATAAGAACTACTTCGAACGTAATAAAAACGAAGGCGACAAAATGTTTGAACCAGCACCAAGAGTCATTCTTATCCCAGGACTAGGAATGATTAACTCTGGTAAAAACCTAGTAATGGCTAACGTAAGTGGTGCACTTTATCACCGTGCAATTGCTGTAATGAAAGGTTCTACAGCCTTAGGTGAGTTCGTCTCATTAAATGAAAACGAATCATATAACATTGAGTACTGGCCACTTGAGCTTTACAAGCTTTCTCTTGCTCCAGCTGAAGCTGAGTTTTCACGTAAGGTTGCTTTCGTAACTGGTGGTGCTGGTGGAATTGGTAGTGCAACTTGCCGCCGTTTTGTTTCAGAAGGTGCTCATGTTGTCGTTGCTGACTTAAATCTTGAAGGTGCGCAAAAAGTTGCAGCTGAGATCAATGAACAATATGGTGAAGGCCGTGCATTAGCTGTCAAGATGGATGTGACGAAGGAAGATCAAGTGAAAGCTGCGTTTGAAGAAACAGCACTTACTTATGGTGGGGTTGATATTCTTGTAAATAATGCAGGTCTTGCTACTTCAAGCCCATTTGATGAAACGACATTAGATGAGTGGAATTTAAATATGAATGTACTTGGAACAGGTTACTTCCTAGTAGCACGTGAAGCATTCTCTCAAATGAAACAACAAGGTATCGGCGGAAATATGGTGTTCATCGGTTCTAAGAACTCCGTGTATGCTGGTAAAAATGCATCTGCCTATAGCTCAGCAAAAGCACTTGAAACGCATTTAGCAAGATGTATTGCTGCTGAAGGTGGAGAATTCGGAATTCGTGTGAACTCAGTTTTACCAGATGCAGTATTACAAGGTTCTGCGATTTGGGGATCAAGATGGCGTGAAGAACGTGCGGCTGCATACGGAATTGAGCCTGATCAATTAGAAGAGCATTACCGTAAGCGTACAACGTTATTAGTTAATATCTATCCAAGTGACATTGCTGAATCTATTGCGTTCTTTGCTTCTTCTAAAGCAGATCGCACAACAGGTTGTATGATAACGGTAGATGGTGGAGTTCCAGCAGCATTTACTAGATAA
- a CDS encoding DeoR/GlpR family DNA-binding transcription regulator, with protein sequence MLVAERHQKIVEIVNEKLSVRVSELSQIFGVTEETIRRDLEKLEKENLLQRSHGGAVSVKKEETEIPYLEREITNATEKRKIAVEAVRLIFPGDQIVLDASTTAWYMAKELPDMPLSVITNSIKVALELSKKEQIKVISTGGMLLPESLSYVGPLAERSLQMYHVNKAFISCKGVHLNAGLSDANEWQALLKKQMMQISDETILMVDSTKFGTRTFVQVAGLDEVDQVITDSNISHDYVEEFKEKNIKLTLVE encoded by the coding sequence GTGCTTGTAGCTGAACGTCATCAAAAAATAGTAGAAATCGTGAATGAAAAGCTAAGTGTTCGAGTTTCCGAGTTAAGCCAAATATTTGGTGTCACTGAAGAAACCATTCGAAGAGATTTAGAAAAATTAGAAAAAGAAAACCTGTTGCAGCGTAGCCATGGTGGGGCAGTTAGTGTAAAAAAGGAAGAAACTGAAATTCCTTATCTTGAAAGAGAAATTACCAATGCTACGGAAAAAAGAAAAATTGCTGTTGAAGCGGTTCGACTCATTTTCCCTGGTGATCAAATTGTCCTTGATGCAAGTACAACTGCATGGTATATGGCGAAGGAATTACCTGATATGCCACTATCGGTTATCACCAACTCAATAAAAGTAGCATTAGAGTTAAGTAAAAAAGAACAAATCAAGGTCATTTCTACAGGTGGAATGCTTTTACCAGAATCCCTATCATATGTAGGTCCATTAGCTGAGAGATCTCTTCAAATGTATCATGTAAATAAAGCTTTTATTTCTTGTAAGGGTGTACATCTGAATGCAGGTCTTAGTGATGCAAATGAATGGCAGGCATTGTTAAAAAAGCAAATGATGCAAATTTCAGATGAAACCATTTTAATGGTAGATTCTACAAAGTTTGGAACAAGAACCTTTGTTCAAGTAGCTGGCTTAGACGAAGTGGATCAAGTAATTACAGATTCTAATATTTCGCATGATTATGTTGAAGAATTTAAAGAAAAGAATATTAAACTAACACTAGTTGAATAA
- a CDS encoding YpmS family protein, with protein sequence MEKQQKLKLSWKKLFLGLAGANVFLLLLFGIFMLWPVSNTDIPKKEFIEDEEGAEFTVRSSKQNLNELVNEYVDKLLKDKDNKYTVDFDENVRLMGSIEAFQTDIPILITLEPSVQENGDLVLHATEMSLGLLELPKKKILEYVKKELKTPEWVQIDPKKQLIYIAVTQMEVKSNFKVKVQSFDLKNDNINFRIKVPNQSLGL encoded by the coding sequence ATGGAGAAACAACAAAAATTAAAACTGTCTTGGAAAAAGTTATTTCTAGGATTAGCAGGAGCTAACGTCTTTCTGCTTTTACTATTCGGTATCTTTATGCTGTGGCCGGTTTCGAATACTGATATACCTAAAAAAGAATTTATTGAAGATGAAGAAGGTGCTGAATTCACAGTACGTTCGAGTAAACAAAATTTAAATGAGCTAGTGAATGAGTATGTAGATAAACTGCTAAAGGATAAAGATAACAAATATACAGTTGATTTTGACGAAAATGTTCGCTTAATGGGGTCTATTGAAGCATTCCAGACAGATATTCCTATTTTAATTACACTAGAACCTTCTGTACAAGAAAATGGGGATCTTGTTCTACATGCAACGGAAATGTCTCTGGGTCTATTAGAATTGCCGAAAAAGAAAATTCTTGAATATGTAAAAAAAGAACTAAAAACACCTGAATGGGTACAAATTGATCCTAAAAAGCAACTTATTTATATAGCAGTAACGCAAATGGAAGTGAAAAGTAATTTTAAAGTAAAAGTTCAAAGCTTTGATTTGAAAAATGATAATATAAACTTCAGAATTAAGGTGCCGAATCAATCATTAGGATTATAA
- the rhaB gene encoding rhamnulokinase — protein MTKYSLAVDIGASSGRLILGFLENGQLNLEEIHRFENKIVLKGQHYCWEVDTLFAEIKEGIKKCTEKGITPDSIGIDTWAVDFVLLDKNDELLTDAVAYRDARTDGMMEEVFNIFSKERLYLETGIQFQKFNTIYQLYSMKLSQPEVLEKAKSFLMIPEYFNYLLTGKKANEYTNATSTQLVNAFTKKWDTVLLDKLGINKEMFQDIKMPKTVLGELTEELEAEFGFNMKVILPATHDTGSAVIAVPELEDTIYISSGTWSLIGVENHFPICITKALDYNFTNEGGIDYRYRFLKNIMGLWMIQEVKRNYNDEYSFAELVELARNAQDFTSTVNVDEDRFLKPDNMVEEIQKYCHENNQQIPETPGEVAKCVFDSLALSYQQAIGEIEEIYEKEFPNINVIGGGCQNEMLNQLIADVTKKNVYAGPVEATAIGNLVAQLMALGEIEDINEARTIIKDSFEVKKYTHNQAYVK, from the coding sequence GTGACAAAATATAGTTTAGCAGTTGATATAGGTGCATCAAGCGGGAGACTAATTCTAGGGTTTTTAGAGAATGGACAACTAAATCTTGAAGAGATACACCGATTTGAAAACAAAATCGTTCTAAAAGGCCAACACTATTGTTGGGAAGTTGATACACTTTTTGCTGAGATAAAAGAAGGTATAAAAAAATGTACGGAAAAGGGAATTACTCCTGATAGTATCGGCATAGATACTTGGGCTGTTGATTTTGTACTACTAGATAAAAACGATGAACTATTAACTGATGCTGTTGCATACCGGGATGCTCGAACAGATGGGATGATGGAAGAAGTATTTAATATCTTCTCTAAAGAGCGTTTATATTTAGAAACAGGAATACAATTCCAAAAGTTTAATACAATCTATCAATTATATTCTATGAAACTTTCACAACCAGAAGTGTTAGAAAAAGCAAAATCATTCTTAATGATTCCAGAATATTTTAATTATCTACTAACTGGTAAAAAAGCTAACGAATACACAAATGCAACATCAACACAATTGGTCAATGCATTTACGAAGAAATGGGACACTGTCCTTCTAGATAAACTCGGAATTAATAAAGAAATGTTCCAAGATATAAAAATGCCGAAGACAGTATTAGGTGAATTAACAGAGGAGTTGGAAGCTGAGTTTGGATTTAATATGAAAGTGATTCTCCCTGCTACTCATGATACAGGATCTGCAGTTATTGCTGTACCTGAACTAGAAGACACGATCTACATTAGCTCTGGTACATGGTCATTAATAGGTGTAGAAAATCACTTCCCAATCTGTATTACCAAAGCTTTAGATTACAATTTTACAAATGAAGGCGGAATCGATTATCGCTATCGTTTCTTGAAAAATATTATGGGGCTTTGGATGATCCAAGAAGTTAAACGCAATTACAATGATGAATATTCATTTGCAGAGCTTGTTGAATTAGCCAGAAATGCGCAAGATTTTACGTCAACTGTAAATGTGGATGAAGATCGCTTTTTGAAGCCAGACAATATGGTTGAAGAAATTCAAAAATATTGTCACGAAAATAACCAACAAATCCCTGAGACGCCTGGAGAGGTCGCTAAATGCGTGTTTGATAGTTTAGCACTAAGCTACCAGCAAGCAATTGGTGAGATTGAAGAAATCTATGAAAAAGAATTTCCAAACATCAATGTTATTGGTGGTGGATGTCAAAACGAAATGCTAAACCAACTGATCGCAGATGTCACAAAGAAAAACGTATATGCTGGACCAGTTGAAGCAACAGCAATCGGAAATCTAGTGGCTCAGCTAATGGCGCTCGGTGAGATAGAAGATATCAATGAAGCTAGAACGATTATTAAGGATTCATTTGAAGTTAAAAAATATACACATAACCAAGCTTATGTTAAATAA
- a CDS encoding iron-containing alcohol dehydrogenase: MGRVFYVPSTNLMGIGCLNEVGPFIRDLGFKKAFVVTDKFLSKCGIVDKVLSVLESVGIDYQVFDEVKPNPTTTNVHDGVANYQDSDCDFIVSVGGGSPQDAAKGIGLVLTNGGHVREFEGVGKTRNKSVPIVAINTTAGTSAEYTINYVITDEERQVKMVMVDKNSLVTISVNDPELMVGKPADLTAATGMDALTHAIEAIVTPGAFPVTDATALAAVETVFNYLPRAVKDGHDIEAREQMVYVMFLAGIAFNNAGLGFVHAMAHQLGGVYDLPHGVCNAMLLPIVELENAKRDPQKFRAIAKAAGLEVAGKTDEQCAEDVIEAIKSLSKEVGIPSKLSQLGVTEIDLEKLAENSLRDACAPGNPFQPTKEEVVEMFKEIL, encoded by the coding sequence ATGGGACGTGTATTTTATGTACCAAGTACGAACTTAATGGGGATTGGCTGTTTAAATGAAGTAGGGCCCTTTATTCGAGATTTAGGCTTTAAAAAAGCATTTGTAGTAACAGATAAATTTCTTAGTAAATGTGGAATAGTGGATAAGGTACTATCAGTCCTTGAAAGTGTTGGAATTGACTATCAGGTATTTGATGAAGTAAAGCCTAATCCAACAACAACAAATGTTCATGATGGAGTAGCTAACTATCAAGATAGTGACTGTGATTTTATCGTGTCGGTTGGGGGCGGGTCGCCACAGGATGCAGCTAAAGGGATTGGATTAGTTTTAACAAATGGCGGTCATGTTAGAGAATTTGAAGGTGTTGGTAAAACAAGAAACAAATCGGTCCCAATTGTTGCGATTAATACGACAGCTGGTACATCAGCAGAATATACAATTAACTATGTAATAACTGATGAAGAACGCCAAGTAAAAATGGTAATGGTCGATAAAAATAGTTTAGTCACAATTTCTGTAAATGATCCTGAACTTATGGTCGGTAAACCAGCTGACTTAACTGCTGCAACAGGTATGGATGCATTAACGCATGCGATTGAAGCAATAGTTACGCCTGGAGCATTTCCAGTAACAGATGCGACAGCTCTAGCTGCAGTTGAAACAGTATTTAATTATTTACCTCGTGCTGTGAAAGATGGTCATGATATCGAAGCTCGTGAACAAATGGTGTATGTAATGTTTTTAGCAGGTATTGCCTTTAATAATGCAGGTCTTGGGTTTGTTCATGCAATGGCGCATCAGCTTGGTGGGGTATATGATCTACCACATGGAGTTTGTAATGCGATGCTTTTACCAATTGTTGAACTAGAAAATGCGAAGCGGGATCCTCAAAAATTTCGTGCGATAGCAAAGGCTGCGGGACTTGAAGTAGCTGGAAAAACAGATGAGCAATGTGCTGAAGATGTCATTGAAGCAATTAAATCATTATCAAAGGAAGTAGGAATTCCAAGTAAACTTTCACAACTGGGTGTAACAGAAATTGATCTTGAAAAACTGGCAGAAAACTCATTAAGAGATGCATGTGCACCGGGTAATCCTTTTCAACCGACAAAAGAAGAAGTGGTTGAGATGTTTAAAGAGATTTTGTGA
- the rhaA gene encoding L-rhamnose isomerase, protein MTVKENFELAKKQYEKWGINVDEVLAKLKTVPISIHCWQGDDVGGFEVNQSELSGGIDVTGNYPGKARTPDELRQDLEKALSLIPGKHRVNLHAIYAETNGEVVERDQLEPKHFENWVNWAKQQGLGLDFNPTLFSHEKAADGLTLSHPDEEIREFWIQHCIASRKIAEYFGKELGSTTLTNVWIPDGYKDIPSDRLTPRKRLKDSLDKIFAVEIDEKHNLDAVESKLFGIGSESYVVGSHEFYMGYALKNNKLCLLDTGHYHPTETVSNKISSMLLYSDKVALHVSRPVRWDSDHVVIFDDELREIALEIVRNDALDKVMIGLDFFDASINRIAAWTIGTRNMIKSLLAAMLVPNDYLRQLQEDGNFTERLALFEEFKTYPFGAIWDYYCEQMGVPVKESWLEEVKSYEQEVLSTRS, encoded by the coding sequence ATGACAGTTAAAGAAAACTTTGAACTTGCAAAAAAGCAATATGAAAAATGGGGAATCAATGTTGATGAAGTGTTAGCGAAGTTAAAAACAGTTCCAATCTCAATTCATTGCTGGCAAGGTGATGATGTTGGTGGTTTTGAGGTAAACCAAAGTGAACTGTCTGGTGGAATTGATGTAACTGGTAACTATCCTGGGAAAGCAAGAACACCTGATGAGTTACGTCAAGATTTAGAAAAGGCATTATCTTTGATTCCAGGTAAGCACCGTGTAAATCTTCATGCGATCTATGCTGAAACTAATGGAGAAGTTGTAGAAAGAGATCAACTAGAGCCAAAGCATTTTGAAAACTGGGTAAATTGGGCGAAGCAACAGGGATTAGGTTTAGATTTTAACCCTACACTATTTTCACATGAAAAAGCAGCTGATGGACTTACACTTTCTCATCCAGATGAAGAAATCAGAGAGTTTTGGATTCAGCATTGTATTGCAAGTCGAAAGATTGCTGAGTACTTCGGAAAAGAGCTTGGTTCAACAACGTTAACAAATGTCTGGATTCCTGATGGATATAAAGATATTCCGAGTGATCGCCTAACTCCTAGAAAACGACTAAAAGATTCTTTAGATAAGATTTTTGCAGTAGAGATAGATGAAAAACACAATTTAGATGCAGTTGAAAGTAAGCTGTTCGGTATAGGTTCAGAGTCCTATGTAGTGGGTTCACATGAATTTTATATGGGATATGCATTAAAAAATAACAAACTATGCTTGCTAGATACAGGTCATTATCATCCAACTGAAACTGTATCAAACAAGATTTCATCAATGCTTCTATACAGCGACAAAGTGGCATTACACGTATCAAGACCAGTACGTTGGGACAGTGACCATGTTGTTATTTTTGACGATGAGCTTAGAGAAATTGCATTAGAAATCGTTCGCAATGATGCGCTTGATAAGGTAATGATCGGCTTAGATTTCTTTGATGCAAGCATAAATCGTATTGCTGCATGGACAATTGGTACTAGAAACATGATCAAGTCCTTATTAGCTGCAATGCTTGTACCAAATGATTATTTAAGACAATTACAAGAAGATGGTAACTTCACTGAAAGATTAGCATTATTCGAGGAGTTCAAGACATATCCATTTGGAGCAATTTGGGATTACTATTGTGAGCAAATGGGTGTTCCTGTGAAAGAATCATGGCTTGAGGAAGTTAAGAGCTATGAGCAAGAAGTTTTATCAACAAGATCATAA
- a CDS encoding AraC family transcriptional regulator: MSINLLHELMEMTDEEQAILQSKNQVIRDIYTSQSNFIIESEKFLPKEKMIMVRKHTRFIDFPKHKHNYIEINYVYHGSLTQKVGNETITLQQGELLFLNQHIEHEIAACAKEDIILNFIIQPQFFEFIFTYLSSNNIISEFLINSIYNNTQNGQFLYFAVAEVDEIQEVLKKIILELMYPSFLSDSTSKLYMGLLLLNLIKHSDKITHTKEDSAQPYLLVESLKYIEEHFQTASLYELAEKLHQPHYALSKYIKKSTQFTFKELLQEKRLAKAKEILESTDMAVTGVAEQVGYDNISYFYRIFKNKYGHTPKKYREHLSHQ; this comes from the coding sequence ATGTCTATTAATCTTTTACACGAATTAATGGAAATGACAGATGAAGAACAGGCTATTTTACAATCGAAAAATCAAGTGATTAGAGATATTTATACAAGTCAATCGAATTTCATTATTGAAAGTGAGAAATTTTTACCTAAAGAAAAAATGATTATGGTCCGAAAACATACCCGTTTTATTGATTTCCCGAAACATAAGCATAATTATATTGAAATTAATTACGTTTATCATGGCTCGCTTACTCAAAAAGTGGGAAATGAAACAATTACTCTTCAACAAGGAGAGCTATTATTTTTGAACCAGCATATCGAACATGAAATTGCTGCATGTGCAAAAGAGGACATTATCTTAAACTTTATCATTCAGCCGCAATTCTTTGAATTTATCTTCACCTATCTATCCTCGAACAATATTATTAGTGAGTTCTTGATTAATAGCATCTATAACAATACTCAAAATGGCCAATTTTTGTATTTTGCCGTTGCAGAAGTAGATGAAATTCAAGAGGTATTGAAGAAAATAATACTTGAATTAATGTATCCATCCTTTTTATCAGACTCTACTAGCAAGTTATACATGGGTTTGCTTTTACTCAACTTAATCAAGCATTCCGATAAAATAACCCATACCAAAGAAGATTCGGCTCAACCTTATCTCCTTGTAGAATCGTTAAAATATATTGAGGAACATTTTCAGACAGCTTCTTTATACGAGCTTGCTGAAAAGCTTCATCAGCCTCATTACGCATTAAGTAAATATATAAAAAAGTCAACACAGTTTACATTCAAGGAACTTCTTCAAGAGAAGCGTTTAGCAAAAGCAAAGGAAATACTTGAAAGCACTGACATGGCTGTAACAGGTGTTGCTGAACAAGTTGGGTATGATAATATTAGTTATTTTTATCGGATTTTTAAAAATAAATATGGTCATACTCCGAAAAAGTATAGAGAACATCTGTCGCATCAATAG
- a CDS encoding LutC/YkgG family protein has translation METGQIYNKDKFLTNVASKLGRKRRTEPVVKPTWTKQPQFDVLKDASQDELVDVLKKQCEVIHTQVYEVNTSGLSEQIGLILEQYEASSVITWNDNRFTDYEVEQYLFEELSKEGKAVHKWDPSSGYENIVLAEKADVGITFSDMTLAESGTVVLFSGADKGRSVSLLPKTYIAIIPKSTIVPRMTQATSHISNLVNSGELVASCVNFISGPSNSADIELNLVVGVHGPIKASYIIVNDK, from the coding sequence ATGGAGACTGGGCAAATTTATAATAAAGATAAATTCTTAACCAATGTTGCTAGTAAACTTGGTCGTAAACGGAGAACAGAACCTGTAGTGAAACCTACTTGGACAAAACAACCACAGTTTGATGTGTTAAAAGATGCCTCTCAAGATGAGCTTGTTGATGTATTGAAAAAGCAATGTGAGGTCATTCATACACAAGTCTATGAGGTGAATACTTCGGGATTGAGTGAACAAATTGGGTTAATTTTAGAACAATATGAGGCAAGTTCAGTTATTACATGGAATGATAACCGCTTTACTGATTATGAGGTTGAACAATATTTGTTCGAAGAGCTTTCCAAAGAAGGGAAGGCAGTTCACAAGTGGGACCCCTCCAGTGGCTATGAAAATATTGTTTTGGCTGAAAAAGCAGATGTCGGCATTACGTTTAGTGATATGACATTGGCTGAATCAGGCACAGTTGTCTTGTTTAGTGGTGCAGACAAAGGGAGATCGGTGAGTTTACTGCCAAAAACGTATATTGCGATTATCCCGAAAAGTACGATTGTTCCAAGGATGACTCAAGCGACGTCACACATTAGTAACCTAGTGAATTCTGGAGAACTAGTAGCTTCATGTGTGAACTTTATATCAGGACCAAGTAATAGTGCGGATATTGAGTTGAATTTAGTTGTTGGGGTGCATGGACCTATTAAAGCATCTTACATTATTGTGAATGATAAATAA